A genomic stretch from Bifidobacterium sp. ESL0769 includes:
- a CDS encoding pseudouridine synthase, whose protein sequence is MPHAYSHAEKAHHENYDEGIRLQKLLAQAGFGSRRKCEEIITEGRVEVDGELVTELGTRVDPSSQQIRVDGSRIRLNNKHITLALNKPKKVLSTMDDPKGRYTLRDIVGDKYERIFHMGRLDYETEGLILMTNDGELSQHVMHPRYEVKKTYVATLDGRISGNICRRLVTQGVNLDDGLIRLDHCAIIDSSRDQTIVKVVLHSGKNRIVRRIFGAVGFPVRRLVRTQIGPIKLGDLKPGSYRVLSQTEVRSLSKEVGL, encoded by the coding sequence ATGCCACACGCATATTCACACGCCGAGAAGGCGCATCACGAAAATTACGATGAAGGGATTCGCCTTCAAAAACTCTTGGCGCAGGCCGGTTTCGGCTCGAGGCGCAAGTGTGAGGAAATCATCACCGAAGGCCGAGTGGAGGTTGATGGGGAACTGGTGACTGAGCTCGGCACCCGTGTCGATCCTTCGAGTCAGCAGATTCGCGTTGACGGGTCAAGAATTCGGCTCAACAACAAGCACATCACTCTGGCGCTCAACAAGCCCAAGAAGGTGCTCTCCACCATGGACGATCCGAAGGGGCGCTATACGCTCCGCGACATCGTCGGCGACAAATACGAGCGCATTTTCCATATGGGACGCCTGGATTACGAAACCGAAGGCCTCATCTTGATGACCAACGACGGCGAGCTCAGCCAGCACGTCATGCACCCGCGTTACGAGGTCAAGAAGACCTACGTCGCCACGCTTGACGGACGCATCAGCGGCAACATCTGCCGGCGTCTGGTCACCCAAGGCGTCAATTTGGACGACGGGCTTATCCGTCTCGACCATTGCGCCATCATCGATTCCTCGCGCGACCAGACCATCGTTAAGGTCGTGCTGCACTCGGGCAAGAACCGCATCGTCCGCCGCATCTTTGGCGCCGTCGGTTTCCCGGTGCGTAGGCTCGTACGTACGCAGATCGGGCCCATCAAGCTCGGCGATCTGAAGCCGGGGTCGTACCGCGTGCTTTCGCAGACGGAAGTCCGTTCGCTCTCCAAGGAGGTTGGTCTGTGA
- the der gene encoding bifunctional cytidylate kinase/GTPase Der, whose product MIRVAIDGPAGVGKSSTSKALAKYFGYAYLDTGAMYRAAAWWCLKQGADLDADVVDEQVITEMVGDLFTGDHFDIGVDPDDPKVLVDGEDISEAIRDSNVSSHVSKVSNIVPVRHLLIAAQRAYINREASVDSFSKGAGIVAEGRDITTVVAPNSEVRVLLTARPEVRQTRRTGQSAAGAGVGADNVIARDKADSKATSFLEAADGVTTVDNSDLTFEQTLDKLIALVDAAVEEQSYKQYAANLEGYDLDEEDEALLAGETVDGDTAAKQKAVGVLAVVGRPNVGKSTLVNRILGRRAAVVEDTPGVTRDRVSYDAEWAGTDFKLVDTGGWETDVEGIESAIASQAQVAVGLSDAVVLVVDGQVGITSTDERIVKMLRESGKPVVLAVNKIDDGSNEYLAADFWKLGLGEPYGISAMHGRGVGDLLDVAVDTLKKAKKTSGFLTPTNLRRVALIGKPNVGKSSLLNELAHEERSVVNDLAGTTRDPVDEIIRIGDEDWLFIDTAGIKRRLHKLSGAEYYSSLRTQAAIERSELALVLFDASQPISDQDLKVMSQAVDAGRAIVLVFNKWDLMDDFDRQRLERLWQTEFDQVTWAQRVNLSAKTGWHTNRLLSAMNTALDSWDKRIPTGKLNSFLGRIQSAHPHPLRGGKQPRILFATQASTRPPRFVIFATGFLEHGYRRYIERQLREEFGFEGTPIQISVHIRERKSKKK is encoded by the coding sequence GTGATACGAGTAGCCATTGACGGGCCTGCGGGAGTGGGCAAATCATCGACTTCCAAGGCGCTGGCCAAATATTTCGGCTATGCCTACCTCGACACCGGCGCCATGTACCGCGCTGCGGCTTGGTGGTGCCTCAAACAGGGTGCTGATTTGGATGCTGACGTAGTTGACGAGCAGGTCATCACTGAAATGGTGGGGGACCTGTTCACCGGCGACCATTTCGATATCGGGGTTGATCCTGATGACCCGAAGGTTCTGGTTGACGGCGAGGACATCAGCGAGGCGATTCGCGATTCGAACGTCTCCTCACACGTCTCGAAGGTCTCGAATATCGTGCCGGTACGGCATCTGCTGATTGCCGCGCAACGGGCGTATATCAACCGTGAGGCTTCTGTCGATTCATTCTCGAAGGGTGCCGGAATCGTTGCCGAAGGACGCGACATCACCACTGTCGTTGCTCCGAATTCGGAAGTGCGTGTACTTTTGACTGCGCGCCCGGAAGTGCGTCAGACGCGGCGTACCGGGCAGTCTGCTGCGGGCGCTGGCGTTGGTGCAGATAACGTCATCGCCCGCGACAAGGCCGATTCCAAGGCTACCAGCTTCCTTGAAGCGGCCGATGGCGTAACGACTGTCGACAACTCTGATTTGACGTTTGAACAGACGCTTGACAAGCTTATTGCATTGGTCGATGCGGCCGTTGAGGAGCAGTCATATAAGCAGTACGCCGCGAACCTTGAAGGTTACGACCTTGACGAGGAAGACGAGGCGCTGCTTGCCGGCGAAACGGTTGACGGCGATACCGCTGCTAAGCAGAAGGCCGTTGGCGTGCTTGCGGTGGTCGGAAGGCCTAACGTCGGCAAATCGACACTGGTCAACCGTATTCTCGGCCGTCGCGCGGCCGTCGTGGAAGACACTCCCGGCGTGACCCGCGACCGCGTAAGCTACGACGCCGAATGGGCCGGAACCGACTTCAAGCTGGTCGATACCGGCGGTTGGGAAACCGATGTCGAAGGCATCGAATCCGCCATTGCTTCGCAGGCGCAGGTGGCTGTGGGTCTTTCCGACGCCGTGGTATTGGTGGTCGATGGACAAGTTGGTATTACATCTACCGACGAGCGAATCGTCAAGATGCTCCGAGAAAGCGGCAAACCGGTCGTGCTGGCCGTCAACAAGATCGATGACGGTTCCAACGAATACCTGGCTGCCGATTTCTGGAAGCTTGGTCTGGGCGAGCCTTACGGCATTTCCGCAATGCACGGCAGGGGAGTGGGCGACCTGCTCGACGTGGCTGTGGATACGCTCAAAAAAGCCAAGAAGACCTCCGGATTCCTGACGCCCACCAATCTGCGTCGCGTTGCCCTGATCGGCAAGCCGAACGTGGGCAAGTCCTCGTTGCTCAATGAACTGGCACATGAGGAACGCAGCGTCGTCAATGATTTGGCCGGAACCACGCGAGATCCGGTCGACGAGATCATTCGCATCGGCGACGAGGACTGGCTCTTCATCGATACCGCCGGCATCAAGCGTCGTCTGCACAAGCTTTCCGGCGCCGAATACTATTCGTCGCTGCGCACGCAGGCAGCCATCGAACGTTCCGAGCTTGCGCTGGTGCTGTTTGACGCTTCACAGCCGATTTCCGACCAGGACTTGAAGGTGATGAGTCAGGCCGTTGATGCCGGACGCGCCATCGTGCTGGTGTTCAACAAGTGGGACCTGATGGACGACTTCGACCGCCAACGCCTCGAACGCCTGTGGCAGACCGAATTCGACCAGGTCACCTGGGCTCAGCGTGTCAACCTCTCCGCCAAGACCGGCTGGCACACCAACCGTCTGCTGTCGGCAATGAACACTGCGTTGGATTCGTGGGACAAGCGCATACCGACCGGCAAACTCAACTCTTTCCTCGGCCGCATCCAGTCCGCCCACCCGCACCCGTTGCGCGGCGGCAAGCAGCCTCGCATCCTGTTTGCGACCCAGGCCTCGACGCGTCCGCCGCGTTTCGTCATCTTCGCCACGGGCTTCCTCGAACACGGCTACCGCCGCTACATCGAGCGCCAGCTGCGTGAGGAATTCGGCTTCGAAGGCACCCCGATCCAGATCTCGGTGCACATCCGCGAGCGCAAGTCGAAGAAGAAGTAA